Below is a window of Metamycoplasma cloacale DNA.
ACATAACCATATAATCGTTTTTCTTAATCTTAATTCCATTCAATTTTGTATCTTTAATTGAAGGTGCGATTTCACCATATTTCAATGTTTTAATTGTTTCATTTAGTAAAAGTTTATTATCTTTTTCACTATTTTCTGAACTAAACATTGCAACTAATGGTAGAGTTTGCGCTTGTGATTTAGTTGGAATAATAATAACTTTTTTGTTTCTTACAATTGTTGCTGCTTGTTGAGCTGATAATGTAATGTTTGAGTTATTAGGGAGGATAAACACTGTTTTAGCATCTACTGAATTAATTGCATCAACGATATCCTTAATTGAAGGGTTATTAGTTTGACCACCTTCAACAATATAATCAACATCAAAGGTTTTAATTTGATTAATTAAACCTTGACCTGAATTGCATGAAATTAAGCCACATGGTTTAGTTTGTACATTCTTTTTAACATCTTCTGTGTTGTTACTTAATTTCATTGAGTTTTCTTTACTATCATTTGCTTGTAAAGTCATGTTATCAATTTTAATTTTGATAAATTGACCCATTGGTGTAACGATGTTTAAAACATCACCAGGACGTTGGGTGTGAATATGTACTTTTAAAATTGATTCATCAACAATGACGACCATTGATCCACCAATTTTTTCTAAACGTGAAGTTAGATATTCTTTATTAAACTTCTTTGGTTTTTCTAGTTCTAATAAAAACTCTGTACAATAACCGAATTCACCACTAAATACTTCTTTATCAGAAATAAATTTATCAATTGTAACTTCTGATGTGCTTAATTCAATTGGTTTACCTTTGAAATATGCATAGAATCCTTCAATAATTGCATATAGTCCTTCACCACCCGAGTCAGTTACGCCTACTTCTCTAAGAACTTTTAATAATTTAGGGGTATTATCGCAACTTTCTCTAGCTAATTTGGTAGCTAATGCAAAAACATCCTCAAATGTATGATTGATTGAAATTTGTTTCAATAAACCTTCACTTGTTTCACGAATAACAGTTAGAATTGTTCCTTCAATGGGTTTTAAAACGGCACCATATGCCGATTTAGTTGCTTCTAAAAAACATTGAATCAATTCAATTGGTGATACTGATTCTTTGTTTTTTAATCCAATTGTAAACCCTTTGAAAATTTGACTTAAAATAACTCCTGAATTACCACGAGCACCTAATAACATAGCATGAGAAATCACTCCCGCTAATTCACCGATATTGTTTGTATCAACCTTCATGATTTCGGTTTTAGCGTTCATGATTGTTGATGCCATATTAGTTCCCGTATCACCATCTGGTACAGGGAAAACGTTTAAAGCATTAATAGCATTTTTCTTATTTTCAATATTATTCGCAGCAGATATTAACGCTTCTTTTCATTCAACTCCAGTAATCCTTTTCATACTATTTAGTTCCTTTAATATAGATAGTTAATTTTCCTAAGTTCAAATTTTCTTTTTCTAATGTGTAAATTAATATTTGGTGAATTTCTTCAACAATGTGTTTAGCAAAGGCATTATTTAATAAAACTAAACCCATACAAATGTCTAATGTTTCAGGTAATTTAGGTGATTCAGTTACACAAATTGGATCATCATGTTCTTTGTCAATCTGTTTAAATTCAACTATTCCAGCAATCGTGCTTAAAGTGTTATAAATCATTTCTTTAATATTATTTATTTTCATTTAATCACTCATCCTAACTTAAATATGTTTTCTTAATTGGGAAGCTATTTGTTAGTTTCGCAACTTCTTTTTTAATAACGTTATGTAAATTTTCGTTTTGAGGTTCTCTTAAAGCTTTATCAATTAAATTAGCTAAAATA
It encodes the following:
- a CDS encoding DAK2 domain-containing protein, with the protein product MKRITGVEWKEALISAANNIENKKNAINALNVFPVPDGDTGTNMASTIMNAKTEIMKVDTNNIGELAGVISHAMLLGARGNSGVILSQIFKGFTIGLKNKESVSPIELIQCFLEATKSAYGAVLKPIEGTILTVIRETSEGLLKQISINHTFEDVFALATKLARESCDNTPKLLKVLREVGVTDSGGEGLYAIIEGFYAYFKGKPIELSTSEVTIDKFISDKEVFSGEFGYCTEFLLELEKPKKFNKEYLTSRLEKIGGSMVVIVDESILKVHIHTQRPGDVLNIVTPMGQFIKIKIDNMTLQANDSKENSMKLSNNTEDVKKNVQTKPCGLISCNSGQGLINQIKTFDVDYIVEGGQTNNPSIKDIVDAINSVDAKTVFILPNNSNITLSAQQAATIVRNKKVIIIPTKSQAQTLPLVAMFSSENSEKDNKLLLNETIKTLKYGEIAPSIKDTKLNGIKIKKNDYMVMSNNKLIGTAITYNEAAIALINDIVDENSEEIIIVYGQTASKADALELKSYIEMNFDIVVQIHSGEQNIYPYYISVQ